The genomic region TCATTTTTCCTTAATGAAAACTTTGATGATCTGGGGTTGTCATTTTGGGAGTATCCTTCGACTACCCAAGATGATCCAGGAATACAAGGAACAGATAATCTGGGTGAAGTGCAAAACTACCCTGCTACCAATCTATCTCTGCACGAGCCAGTTTCTACGGTTAATTTGGGTGTGTTAGCACCAGCAGCAAACCAACCAGAATATGGGAATGATGGGAGTTTAAATAATGCCAAAAATACTTCTCAGAAAAGGAAGAACCCTGCGAATGAAATAACATCTTTAGATGGTATGATAGAAGTCACCCTGTGCTACTTAATTCTGCAGTTTATTGTGATTTTGTTCCATCCATTTGAAGTCTTTTACAAATGAATGTGGAAGCATTTTGCTTCTTTATACTTTGTGAAGACAGTGAGCAGTGGCCCATATAATCGTGCCTCTGCATTTTCACCGAAAGGTCTAACATTTGATTCCTCGTGTGCAGCTTCAGTTCTCATGAGTGGCAATGACGACGACGACTTTGCTGGGGATAGATCTGGTGGCACTTCCTCACTGTCTGGGCAGCCACGGTCAGTTCGACCAAAATCCGTACTAGCCATTGAGTCAGATTCTGATTAGCGTCCATAGTTTGGTGCCCCCGTACTACTGGTTGGTCGGCGCGGAGTGTGAGATGTATGCTGTCCGCTTGGTGGAATGGTTCCTCTGGTTTTGTTTGTGATCCAGGACTGACTGTCCCTCCATGTCTGTCTTTCCAAGAAGGATGAAAATGAACGCAGTGGTATCTATCTATATAGGAAGcagtttttttttttctttttctatcatTCTCCTTTAATGATTCATGGTGACCACTTTGGAGGCAGTAGAATTTAGGGAAGGGTGCAAAGCTCCTCCATTGTGCCTGCCTGTAGGCAAAAGTATGTAgcatagctagctagctagcaggaACTGAGTGTCAGTTGCTGTACATGTAGTCTCCTGTCTTTAAAGAGTTTCCTTTTGTTCAGCCTGTGGTAAGAACTAATATGCCATGCTTCGATATTTTATTTTCTGTAtatgtatgtactccctccgtttctaaatataagcacttttagagatttcaatacagacCACATatttagagcgtagattcactcattttgctccgtatatagtctatattggaatctctaaatgatcttatatttcggaccggagggagtatgtagGAGTTTCATGGTATTTTGCAAGGTTTGCGACTTGAAATCTGAGCCGAAATCCCCTGTTTTATTATTTCATTTTGTCAAGACGCAAACCCCACAATGTAAGCCAATGCCACCAGATAGAAACCACACAATGTTAGCCAATGCCACCAGATATAGTAATATGCTAAAGTGACGTGTATCTGGGAGCAGAGGGCAAGTCGTCGTCGGCGGCGAAGCTGAGCGCCATGACGACGTCCGACATGATGGGCCTTACGGTGTCCTCCTCCTGCAAGCACatggccgccaccgccaccgcctgcTTCACCTCCCTGCCGCTCGGCCCTTCTCCCAGGAGCGGATCCACCAGCTCGTGCATCCTCCTCTGCTCGCTGAACATGGGCGCCGCCCAGGCCACCAGGTTCTGCTCCCCAGAGGGCCTGCTGTCGTCGATGACCCGCCTGCCGGTGATGAGCTCCAGCAGCACcacgccgaagctgtacacgtccGACTTCACCGTCAGGTGCCCCGTCCTCACGTACTCCGGCGCGCAGTACCCGTACGTGCCCATCACCCTCGACGGgccgtccttctcctcctccgcctcgccgcccttGCCGTTGCGGGTGATCGGTGTGGCCAGCTTGGCGAGGCCGAAGTCGGAGAGCTTGGCATTGTATCCCTCGTCGAGGAGGATGTTGGAGGACTTGAGGTCGCGGTAGATCACCGGCGGGTTGGCAGTCTCGTGGAGGAACTCCAGGCCCTGGGCGGCGTCGTGTGCGATCCTCATCCTGGTCCGCCACGGCAGAACCGGCGGTGGTGGCTTCTCTTCGCCGTCCGCTGGGACTCGGGGGAGGAAGAGGTGATTTTCGAGGGAGCCGAGCGGCATGAGTTGGTAGACGAGGAGTCGCTGGTTGCCGTCGGCGCAGTAGCCCAGGAGGCCGACGAGGTTGGGGTGGGTCAGGAGGCTGCTCAGCACCAGCACCTCCACGAGGAACTCGTGGTCGCCCTGGAACCCCGTGCGGTCGAGCTGCTTGACGGCCACCGCCAACGAGCCGATGAGGCCTCTGTAGACGCGGCCGAAGCCGCCCTCGCCGATGAGGTTGGCATGGCTGAAGCAgtccgtggcggcggcgagctcagGGAAGGTGAAGGAGCGCGCCGAGACGATGCTGTGGTTGTAGTTGGGGACGTCGACGGAGTGGCggccgaagctggctcgtgccgaCGAGGACGCGGTGAGCGAGGTGCCCGAGCGGATGAACCGTTTCCGAGACGGTGCGGCATCGGGGCAATGCTTCTTCCTGAAAGTGGCGCTCCTCCCGGGCCTGGGCTTCCTCTCCTCGTCCATGACGGTGCCGTCGTGCGGGAAACAACGGAGCCAGCTCAACATCTTGTAGTGcttgccggccggccggccgggagCCCGGCCGGGAGTAGGAATGAGTGATCAGGAAGCAATGGAGGCAGGGCGATTTGGCTCGCCGGACGCATGCGAAATGCACAGCCTTTAATTTCGAGGGGTGGCCGGCTGGCCGTCCATGGTGACCGCGGTTTTGAATGCATACTGCCTATTCATGGCAAGCGCCCCGCTGTTCGTTGCTTACTTGTAAATTCGAGCTATTCctgcttttcttttccttttcttttttctttttgcggggAAGACTTCTAATCTATTCAGGGATCACCTATGTGTCACGTGCCTGAAAATGCATATTATCCAATCAGCTTGCTAAATTTGTCATTTGTGCATGCGCACACACTATGCATGTGGATGTAAAACTTTTCTTGACAAGTATATTTGCTTGCACACGCATACACTATACTTGTACAAATTAATGAGAGGAGAAAAGAGGGAATTAAAACATTGATTCTGGTTTTTTATTTTAGCAACCATTATGCTATTTTTAAAATTAAGACCACACAATAAATTACATTGGTCATACCGTATTTCCATAACATTCTTACACTACGGGCTATAATATGTGGAATTAAGATCAACAAAACGACCTGGTTAAACAAAATTTGTTGTATTAAAAAAAGCTTAAActtaaacaaataaaaaaataccaaaataaacaaaaaaaatctaaggTAGAATGAATTATGGGCATTGGTATTACTCTAAAGAAGAAAGAACATGAAAGAAAAAACTTGGCATTGTGAATGTCAGTAATTTTTTTATAAGCTTGATTTTTTTTACTTAAGACAAATATGGGTAGGAAAAAAGGGTGGTATTATGCAAATATGCCTAAGATGGACAATAATAAAGACTTGTTGTCAAACTTTTTTTTCATATAGAGAGGATTCAAAATATATTAAAACATTGCACATAAAATGTTCAAACCTTGCACAATTCAGTATTGTGAAACAACAAGTGTAAACTAGTGCAAGAACAAGTGTAAACTTGCACACAAAAGTGTGAACTAAAACACCTATTATACTCTTTTATTTCAACAACCATTACGTTGATTTTTTTAATTCAAACCACAAAAAATACATTGGTCATATCGGACTTATACAATATTCTTACACCACGTGCTTTGAGGTGTGGAATTAAGATCAACACAATGACCTGCTTAAAGAAAATATGTTGCTAgtaaaaattttaaaaaatattaaagaTTTAACAAATACAacgtaaaaacaaaacaaaaaattctaACGAAGAATGAATTAGGTGCATTGGTATTActctaaagaagaaagaaaatgaaagaaaaCTTGGTATTGTGAATGTCAATATTCTTTTCTATAAGGTCGATATAATTTTAAAATGTTTGACTTAAGATAGAATATGGGTagtaaaaagaaaaggaaggagagtATTATGCAAATAGGGAGCTCCTAGTCGGCGCCTTCTGCGCCGATTAGGATAACTGGCACCTGCAGCGGTCGCTTCTTGGGCTGATTCTTTGTTCGGCCCAAGTTCCAGCGCGCTAGTTCACTGTTTCTGCGGGTTCCTAGCTGACTGTTTCGACTGTTTCTGCGCTAGTTCACTGTGTCGCCAATACAGTTTGAACTGGAAATTTATCTCAAACTATGTTCGATAGGAAAATATGCTTGAACCAAAAATGGTATGAACTTTCTTAACAATAGAAAATCTCCATAAAATCACAGAAAGCTGGTGAATGAATTCTTTCAGAATTTGGAAGTGGCTTCCACTAGTTTAGTTCTTTGAAAGGAAATTTTATTCTAGGAGTACAACTGAATTAAAAAatatacaatcacttctccataaTTAAATTCATACTGGCAGGGGTTGTATTACTTAGAACAACTAAACTAGTGGAAGCCAGAAACAACTTAAGAATGGCTGGTCTTGACCCTTGTTTCCACATTTAAATGTGAAGCTCGTCGAAATCTGATCTGAACCATTTTACACCCTCAAGTGGtcctgaaaaaaaattaaaaacaaagtACATTTATTTTGTTAatataaatataaatttgtatGTACATTTTCTCTTTAATAAATTATGGACTAGATCATGCGAAATAGTGTACTACTTTTGAATCACAGATTTCTTTTAGATTATACCTTTCAGCAGTTCATCCTCTTGATTGTGAAATGTCCTTTTATTTGAAAGACAAGAAACCCTGTATAATAAAAGCAAAAAAGATTCATTGAATTTTTTGGTATATACTTCCCTTAGTAAGAATGTTACTGTAAGACAATATGGAATTCAGGGAGGTGTTTATAACTTACGTGGTTTTGAAGAAATGACCTCACGACTGGTAGTTGGACCTCGCTGCTTTGGTAGGTTGCAATCTCGTACAAAAATATTTCACGCATAGCTTGGAGATCAAGTTGTTTTGCACAGTTGTGATGATCATctgattattttttcttctatgAAATGAAAGAATTGCAATTAGAATATGTTGTTTAGAAGATAAGAAACTCTTACAGTAGAGAATCCAAGAACTCCCATGCCATGATATGTTTTTAGTATTTGAAGAAGGAAAAAAGACATGTGTCGTACCTGCATTGATGAAACCATGTTAACTAGCATGTTAGAATCAAATCCAGTTAAAAAAACAAATAATCCATAACTTCAAAATTTATTTGGCTGTGATGTGGATGAATTGGAGGAAAAACTGTTAGTGACATAAGTAGTGAAACTGCTTAACCTGAAATTAGTTCTAGGAATTGCAATGAATCTGTAGTCAAAGTCTTTGATGTTGAATGCATTTCAGTTAGGGTAGGTGAGTGCAAACAGTGACTTGAAATTGTAACAGACAGTGCTTATTATAGTTGTGAATCTGTCTTGTCCAGACCCATCAGGATTCATAATATCAAAAAATCTTCCACTCTCTAGGTTTGCTGTTATTAGAATCCATTGCTTATCATTGAAGCAAGGTAAGTGGACCAGTGAAAATTCAAAGTAGGTTAGTTCTGGTCAGAAATTTCCAGTTGAAGAACTTAGTAAGAGAAAATTTTCTTAAAagaaaaggtactaacaaaatttGCTATTTCCAATCTAAAGCCAACTCTTGCTTCACtttaaatgtctctgcatattggGTCTGAATGATTAAACATAGGCCTCATGAGTATTGCCTGATAATTACAGACAAGAGAAATTTTTGGTTGGTGAAACTAGCAGATGTTAGCACAGAAGAACATTCGAAGTCAGAGAAAGAAAAAGAAGTAAATGTATCGTACCATATCTTCTCTTTGGACAATGTGCCTAATAACATCAATATTTGGTATTAGGCCTTGCCTACCACAGATTAGTTGGTTAGTATTGAGCATCTTTGAGTAACAATCCAGAGAGTGTGGATTCATCCAGCAACCAGGTCTTAAGGAAATAGTTAAGGTTTTCTGGTCAACCCATACTTCATTCACTTGGAATATTCTTTGGCTGTTGTTTTGGAACCAATGTTAGAAACTTTCAACTAGAAGTTAATAAAAAATAATGTGAGAACAAAGAAATGGTTTGTATGGTAGAGTTTTATGAAAACTTTGACTGTTTTGTACAGCTAAAAGGAATGGACTTtgaaaaaaaaaacctttagtccAGAACTGGAAGAGCTGCAGTCATTGTCTTGTAGGATTCTATTTGCACTCGTGTTGAGAAGATAACTTGTTGGAACTGCAAATAGTTGGGCTGCTGAACAATTTTTGCAGAAGATAAGTTTTGAAACGGCTTCTTTCTTGCCTCTATCTGATTCCTTTTGGATTTAGCTTCAAATTCTTCCATGAGTTTGAGCAACGTTGGATCGTTAAGTGGAGTTCCAAAAGAAATTTCTGGCTGCGGAGTGTTAATCTTGAAAGGCATTAGTGGACTATTCCTATACAGGAATGGAGTATTAGAATTGAATAACCTAGGATATGAATGAGTCTCAGGTTTGACAAGTTTGGATGAAGAACCCACATGAGAGTAGGTGCTTGTTTGATAAGAAGTCATACAGGGCGGGACTGTATCTTGTAGTGCATTGGTTATtgcaatgaaacttggcatgtcATCTTCAGTGTAGTTTGCTAGGAAAGAATTAGGTGGAGCTGCTGGTTGAGACACTTGACTAGATGGGAGATTGGTTTCACATTTTTTGCAAGTGTTTGATGGTAGGGATGTGAATAAATGAGAATTGACTTGTCTTCTAATGCTTCTAGTTCGACTTGATGTGGTGCACAGTAGAAAGAGTCTCCTGGCATTAAGACaagaaaaaaaaattatgtcaCTATGAACattaaaatataaaaaggaagagaaaataaaaattaagaaagaagaaaaataaattgaaagTACCTGTGGCACTTGAATCAGATGAGATAAATTTCCAGTGAGTAGAGCTAAATTCTCTTGTCTCCAATTACGATTTATTGTTGAATTCAAGTCTTCCCATTTTGGTTTGTTTCTAAGAGAATCCAGGGTAACTGGTATTTATATAATGAATAAACAGAAAAATGAAAAGTTATTGACTAATAATAAGAAAGAACTGGAGATATTGTAAGTAGTTTAAATATGCAAAAAATAGTTATGAACTGCAAATACAGAAAAGTGGTGAATACAACTAGACAGAACAAAAGCTTTATTGTATAAAAAGCCATATTACCTTCTTTAGGAGAAATGACAGTATAGGTAAAGTTTGCATTAATTTGATCTCTGCTGAGAACTTCTAGAACCGCTAAATCTTTggaacttggagatccaagagatATTGGAGGGGCAAAATTTATTTGCTCATCAATAAGCAGGCGTTCAAAGAAATTTAGAATCATTGAATCAATTAGTTCTCGAGTATTTTCTGAATCAAATCTTGGAGGATATGAATGAGGGCCAGGAAAATCCAAGAAATCAAATGAATACATGAATGAGTCCAAGTGTGGATGTTTCTGCATTAGACTGATGGGTATCAAGGGACCAGTTGAATCAATGTTACTTACAACATTACCCAAGTGCACTCCTGAAAGAGCTGGAACTGTAGAAGGTTGATATTCATGTTGATATTCATAAGGAGAACTTGAGGGTAATAAACTGAGAACATCGTCAACATAAGATTGCAGTGTTGGAATAGAGTTTGTTAAAATGTTTGCCAAAATTTCTGACTGGTACACTGAAGCTTAATCTTTTCTTGATTTGAAGAAAatgagaattgaaaatgaatgaagtgAGCTCGAAGCAACCATAAAAAATAGGTGAACATACTAgtttgaaagtaaaagacaagtaTTCTTGCTACTGTATTAGATTTGCAAACCTGTATGTTGTGAATCAAGGGCAGTTTGCTATTGATTTAGTGCAAAATTGATTCAGGTAATTGCATAGGTGACTCATCAAAAGAATCAGCGAATGGAGTTGCTGTTATGTGCTTCATCTGTTTTTGTTTGGAGGAAAAGTATGAAAGTGTATATTCAACTCAATAAATTTCATGAGGAAAAGAGTACTATTAAAACAAAGTTAATCTTCATATATGTGTCTTTTGTACTTACTTCAAGCCTG from Triticum aestivum cultivar Chinese Spring chromosome 4A, IWGSC CS RefSeq v2.1, whole genome shotgun sequence harbors:
- the LOC123086344 gene encoding probable serine/threonine-protein kinase PBL25 translates to MLSWLRCFPHDGTVMDEERKPRPGRSATFRKKHCPDAAPSRKRFIRSGTSLTASSSARASFGRHSVDVPNYNHSIVSARSFTFPELAAATDCFSHANLIGEGGFGRVYRGLIGSLAVAVKQLDRTGFQGDHEFLVEVLVLSSLLTHPNLVGLLGYCADGNQRLLVYQLMPLGSLENHLFLPRVPADGEEKPPPPVLPWRTRMRIAHDAAQGLEFLHETANPPVIYRDLKSSNILLDEGYNAKLSDFGLAKLATPITRNGKGGEAEEEKDGPSRVMGTYGYCAPEYVRTGHLTVKSDVYSFGVVLLELITGRRVIDDSRPSGEQNLVAWAAPMFSEQRRMHELVDPLLGEGPSGREVKQAVAVAAMCLQEEDTVRPIMSDVVMALSFAADDDLPSAPRYTSL